A window of the Streptomyces sp. Ag109_O5-10 genome harbors these coding sequences:
- a CDS encoding extracellular solute-binding protein — protein sequence MIPTRRTVLALTTAALLPLTACGGGSGSSGSSSSAGGTYTFWDPYPQFDASSEWGRRVSACGTAAGVKLKRTAYDTTDLGNKALLAAQQGNAPDVMLVDNPVVSTLVEAGILNRTRDLGLDTSSIQKNIIGAGTIDGSSYGVPIGANTLALYYNKKVLAAAGVDPASVKDWASLTAALKKVKAAGKKGITFSAINTEEGSFQFLPWFWGAGGDLTKLDSAAGVAALALWKQWVDAGYAPKDVLQNTQTTSWQEFATGDYAFGENGTWQLGNADKAGFGYGVVNIPARTGGSAPVPTGGEFVTVPVQKDTSRYDVSKKIVACLTSDSSLLATDTTLMYVAPTSTVQSQQVAKNAELKPWVAAVAAARGRTSGGLGTKYPTISQPLWTAVQAALSGGKSPQDALDAAQAAAGKG from the coding sequence GTGATACCAACCCGCCGTACCGTCCTGGCCCTCACCACGGCCGCCCTGCTCCCTCTCACCGCCTGCGGTGGCGGTTCCGGCTCCTCGGGATCGTCGTCCTCGGCCGGTGGGACGTACACCTTCTGGGACCCGTACCCGCAGTTCGACGCCTCCTCGGAGTGGGGCAGGCGGGTCAGCGCGTGCGGCACCGCGGCCGGGGTGAAGCTCAAGCGGACCGCGTACGACACCACCGACCTGGGCAACAAGGCGCTGCTGGCCGCGCAGCAGGGCAACGCGCCGGACGTGATGCTGGTCGACAACCCGGTGGTCTCCACGCTGGTGGAGGCGGGCATCCTCAACAGGACGCGCGATCTCGGGCTCGACACCTCCTCGATCCAGAAGAACATCATCGGCGCCGGCACGATCGACGGCTCCTCCTACGGCGTCCCGATCGGCGCCAACACCCTCGCGCTCTACTACAACAAGAAGGTCCTCGCCGCGGCCGGTGTCGACCCGGCCTCCGTCAAGGACTGGGCGTCGCTCACGGCCGCGCTGAAGAAGGTCAAGGCGGCCGGGAAGAAGGGGATCACCTTCTCGGCGATCAACACCGAGGAGGGCAGCTTCCAGTTCCTGCCGTGGTTCTGGGGCGCGGGCGGTGACCTGACAAAGCTCGACTCCGCCGCGGGAGTTGCCGCCCTCGCGCTGTGGAAGCAGTGGGTGGACGCGGGGTACGCGCCGAAGGACGTGCTGCAGAACACCCAGACCACCAGCTGGCAGGAGTTCGCGACCGGCGACTACGCGTTCGGCGAGAACGGCACCTGGCAGCTCGGCAACGCCGACAAGGCCGGGTTCGGCTACGGCGTCGTCAACATCCCCGCGCGGACCGGAGGTTCGGCTCCGGTGCCGACGGGCGGCGAGTTCGTGACCGTGCCCGTGCAGAAGGACACCTCCCGCTACGACGTCAGCAAGAAGATCGTCGCCTGTCTGACCAGCGACTCCAGTCTGCTGGCCACCGACACCACCCTCATGTACGTGGCGCCGACCTCCACCGTGCAGTCCCAACAGGTGGCGAAAAACGCGGAGTTGAAGCCCTGGGTGGCGGCGGTCGCGGCGGCGCGGGGCCGGACCAGCGGTGGTCTCGGCACCAAATACCCGACGATCTCGCAGCCCTTGTGGACGGCCGTCCAGGCCGCGCTCTCCGGCGGCAAGAGCCCGCAGGACGCGCTGGACGCCGCGCAGGCTGCGGCGGGCAAGGGCTGA
- a CDS encoding RICIN domain-containing protein has product MSRTPRSATLAAVILTAALGTAAPAHAAPAPATTLVVSADQTLRPVTHVASGSLYGLDTASVPADGLVEPLKPNTFVLQMAPGGSQLPNGESAPGGDALTVAPEAAKAGAKVVVRMPDWYPDFPYKWVSWSDWLSAVDKQVASVRSSVATNIAAYELWNEPDGTWDTSAAGAFDDGWSRTYKEVRAKDAGTPVQGPSFATYTDGKMRTFLQDAVANNAVPDVISWHELQSSANIAAHVADYRALESSLGLSPRPIAIEEYGTTGEVGVPGPLASYVAKFERAGVHDAELAFWNHYGTLGDTLTDTGGSPNGAYWLYEWYGEMSGNMLVTRPPAQTGIDGFAARNGAGNRISVVTGGCTGSCAVTVNGLSSLSAFGSTVHVKLEHTPSRGRTTAVSGPVTISDTDYRVSGGSITVPVTMNASDGYRLTITPSGTATSLAGRYRITNRNSGLALDTSGAGTAQGTPVVQAAVTSGTDQNWTLVAAGSGLYKIQQQASGLLLGVTNAGTSAGGTALIWGDNGTADHLWQLIPSGDGYYKIANYNSGLLLGVTGMSTSPGAQVLQWDDNGTADHLWKLTAR; this is encoded by the coding sequence ATGAGCCGCACACCCCGCAGCGCCACTCTCGCCGCCGTGATCCTCACGGCCGCCCTCGGCACCGCCGCCCCCGCCCACGCGGCGCCCGCCCCCGCCACCACCCTCGTGGTGAGCGCCGACCAGACGCTGCGCCCGGTCACCCACGTGGCCTCGGGCAGCCTCTACGGCCTGGACACGGCGAGCGTGCCGGCGGACGGGCTGGTCGAGCCGCTGAAGCCGAACACCTTCGTGCTGCAGATGGCGCCCGGCGGGAGCCAGCTGCCCAACGGCGAGTCCGCTCCCGGCGGTGACGCCCTCACCGTCGCTCCCGAGGCGGCGAAGGCCGGCGCGAAGGTCGTCGTACGGATGCCTGACTGGTATCCGGACTTCCCCTACAAGTGGGTGAGCTGGAGCGACTGGCTGTCGGCCGTGGACAAGCAGGTCGCGTCGGTGAGGTCCTCCGTGGCCACGAACATCGCCGCGTACGAGCTGTGGAACGAGCCCGACGGCACCTGGGACACCTCGGCGGCGGGCGCCTTCGACGACGGCTGGTCGCGGACGTACAAGGAGGTCCGCGCGAAGGACGCCGGCACCCCCGTCCAGGGGCCCAGCTTCGCGACGTACACCGACGGCAAGATGAGGACGTTCCTCCAGGACGCCGTCGCGAACAACGCCGTGCCCGACGTCATCAGCTGGCACGAGCTGCAGAGCAGCGCGAACATCGCCGCGCACGTGGCCGACTACCGGGCGCTGGAGTCGAGCCTCGGCCTCAGCCCCCGCCCGATCGCCATCGAGGAGTACGGCACCACGGGCGAGGTCGGCGTCCCGGGCCCGCTCGCGAGCTACGTCGCCAAGTTCGAGCGGGCCGGAGTGCACGACGCCGAGCTGGCCTTCTGGAACCACTACGGCACCCTCGGCGACACCCTCACCGACACCGGCGGCTCACCCAACGGCGCCTACTGGCTCTACGAGTGGTACGGCGAGATGTCCGGGAACATGCTGGTCACCAGGCCTCCGGCGCAGACCGGCATCGACGGCTTCGCCGCCCGCAACGGCGCGGGCAACCGGATCAGCGTGGTCACCGGCGGCTGCACCGGTTCGTGTGCCGTCACCGTCAACGGGCTGTCGTCGCTCTCCGCCTTCGGCAGCACCGTGCACGTCAAGCTGGAGCACACGCCGTCCAGGGGTCGTACGACCGCCGTCTCCGGTCCGGTGACGATCTCCGACACCGACTACCGGGTCAGCGGCGGCTCGATCACCGTACCGGTCACGATGAACGCCTCCGACGGCTACCGCCTGACCATCACGCCGAGCGGCACCGCCACCTCGCTGGCCGGCCGCTACCGGATCACCAACAGGAACAGCGGCCTCGCCCTGGACACCAGCGGCGCGGGCACCGCGCAGGGCACCCCCGTCGTGCAGGCCGCCGTCACCTCTGGCACCGACCAGAACTGGACCCTGGTCGCCGCGGGCAGCGGCCTCTACAAGATCCAGCAGCAGGCGAGCGGACTGCTCCTCGGCGTCACCAACGCGGGCACGAGCGCCGGCGGCACCGCCCTGATCTGGGGCGACAACGGCACCGCCGACCACCTCTGGCAGCTGATCCCGTCCGGCGACGGGTACTACAAGATCGCCAACTACAACAGCGGGCTGCTGCTCGGGGTGACCGGCATGAGCACCTCCCCCGGCGCCCAGGTCCTCCAGTGGGACGACAACGGCACCGCCGACCACCTGTGGAAACTGACCGCCCGCTGA
- a CDS encoding amidohydrolase: MDAHHHVWDLKVRDQPWTHGLAALNRTFSADDLRPALNRHAIDATVVVQTLPTEQETAELLALAAADLHVKAVVGWTDLADAAVAERLAALRDGPGGSALVGIRHATQSETDPGWLSQPDVRRGLRAVATAGLVYELLVRPDQLPDAVEAVRGLPEVRFVLDHAGNPVIDADGLSAWTALMTELAASPNVAVKLSGLVTRTDAPPLRALRPYTEVLLSVLGPHRLMYGSDWPVCLLAAPYDEVITLAEALTQDLSTHEHDAVFGSTAGHWYGIGA; this comes from the coding sequence ATCGACGCCCACCACCATGTGTGGGACCTCAAGGTCCGTGACCAGCCCTGGACCCATGGTCTCGCCGCCCTGAACCGCACGTTCTCAGCCGACGACCTGCGCCCGGCGCTGAACCGGCACGCGATCGACGCCACCGTCGTCGTGCAGACGCTGCCCACCGAGCAGGAGACGGCGGAACTGCTCGCCCTGGCTGCCGCGGACCTGCACGTCAAGGCGGTCGTGGGCTGGACCGATCTCGCCGACGCCGCCGTCGCGGAACGCCTCGCCGCGCTACGGGACGGGCCGGGAGGGTCGGCCCTCGTCGGCATCCGGCACGCGACACAGAGTGAGACCGATCCCGGCTGGCTGTCGCAGCCGGACGTCCGCCGTGGCCTGCGGGCGGTGGCCACTGCGGGGCTCGTCTACGAACTGCTCGTCCGTCCGGATCAACTACCTGACGCCGTAGAGGCCGTTCGCGGACTGCCCGAAGTCCGCTTTGTGCTGGACCACGCGGGTAATCCTGTGATCGACGCGGACGGCCTGTCCGCCTGGACGGCGCTCATGACCGAGCTGGCCGCCTCTCCCAATGTCGCTGTCAAGCTGTCCGGCCTGGTCACCCGGACCGACGCGCCCCCTTTGCGCGCCTTGCGCCCCTACACGGAGGTCCTGTTGTCGGTCCTGGGACCGCATCGCCTCATGTACGGCTCGGACTGGCCGGTGTGCCTCCTCGCGGCTCCCTACGACGAGGTGATCACCCTCGCCGAGGCACTCACCCAGGATTTGAGCACTCACGAGCACGATGCGGTCTTCGGCAGCACAGCCGGCCACTGGTACGGGATCGGCGCATGA
- a CDS encoding pirin family protein — MSNLDRAPVPSVCGGRGFVVAEPVRELLSPRHVQLGESTEVRRLLPNLGRRMIGAWAFVDHYGPDDIADEPGMQVPPHPHIGLQTVSWLHQGEVLHRDSTGSLQTIRPRELGLMTSGRAISHSEESPRPHARYLHGAQLWVALPDAHRHTDPGFEHHPDLPTVTAPGLTATVILGSLDGATSPGTTFTPIVGADLALAQGADLRLPLQSDFEYGVLAMSGEVHVDDVPVLPGSMLYLGCGRTELPLRAESDAAIMLLGGEPFEEELIMWWNFVGRTQEDIQRAREDWMNGTRFGEVKGYDGAPLPAPELPPVPLKPRGRVR; from the coding sequence ATGAGCAACCTTGACCGCGCGCCCGTTCCGAGCGTGTGCGGCGGCCGCGGATTCGTCGTCGCCGAACCCGTCCGCGAGCTGCTGAGCCCCCGCCACGTGCAACTCGGCGAGTCGACCGAGGTGCGCCGGCTGCTGCCGAACCTCGGCCGCCGCATGATCGGTGCCTGGGCGTTCGTCGACCACTACGGCCCCGACGACATCGCCGACGAGCCCGGGATGCAGGTTCCGCCGCACCCGCACATCGGACTGCAGACGGTCAGCTGGCTGCACCAGGGTGAGGTCCTGCACCGCGACTCCACCGGCAGCCTGCAGACGATCCGCCCGCGTGAGCTGGGGCTGATGACCTCGGGACGGGCGATCAGCCACTCCGAGGAGAGCCCCCGGCCGCACGCCCGGTACCTGCACGGCGCCCAGCTGTGGGTGGCCCTCCCGGACGCCCACCGCCACACGGACCCGGGGTTCGAACACCACCCCGACCTGCCGACGGTCACGGCCCCCGGCCTGACCGCCACGGTCATCCTCGGCTCCCTCGACGGCGCGACGTCCCCCGGTACGACGTTCACCCCCATCGTCGGCGCGGACCTGGCCCTCGCCCAGGGCGCCGACCTCCGCCTGCCGCTGCAATCCGACTTCGAGTACGGCGTCCTCGCCATGTCCGGCGAGGTACACGTCGACGACGTGCCGGTGCTCCCGGGTTCCATGCTCTACCTGGGCTGCGGCCGCACCGAACTCCCCCTGCGCGCCGAGTCGGACGCGGCGATCATGCTCCTGGGCGGCGAGCCGTTCGAGGAGGAGCTGATCATGTGGTGGAACTTCGTCGGACGCACCCAGGAGGACATCCAGCGGGCCCGCGAGGACTGGATGAACGGGACGCGATTCGGGGAAGTGAAGGGTTACGACGGAGCGCCCCTGCCCGCCCCCGAACTACCGCCGGTGCCGCTGAAGCCACGAGGCCGAGTGCGCTGA
- a CDS encoding carbohydrate ABC transporter permease yields the protein MLFPVYWMLNVSLTPQQDMRKDPPDLLPLHPTFEGYRAVLDDQLPYLGTSLLIGVGTVALTLLIAAPAGYALAKLRPRGGGALSLALLIAQMVPGIVMAMGFYGIFLDLGLLNSWWGLIVADSTIAVPFGVMIFTAFMSGIPGDLLSAARIDGAGTWRTFRSVVLPLSRNAVVTVSLFGFLWAWSDFVFANTLDGGGSWRPITLGIYKYIGNNNQEWNAIMATAVVASVPAAVLLILAQRYVAAGVTAGAVKD from the coding sequence ATGCTGTTCCCGGTGTACTGGATGCTCAACGTGTCCCTCACCCCGCAGCAGGACATGCGCAAGGACCCGCCGGACCTGCTCCCGCTGCACCCGACCTTCGAGGGCTACCGGGCGGTCCTCGACGACCAGCTCCCCTACCTGGGCACCAGCCTGCTGATCGGCGTCGGCACGGTCGCCCTCACCCTCCTGATCGCCGCCCCGGCCGGCTACGCGCTGGCGAAGCTGCGCCCGCGCGGGGGCGGGGCGCTGAGCCTGGCCCTGCTGATCGCCCAGATGGTCCCGGGCATCGTCATGGCGATGGGCTTCTACGGCATCTTCCTGGACCTCGGCCTGCTCAACTCCTGGTGGGGGCTGATCGTCGCGGACTCCACCATCGCCGTGCCCTTCGGCGTCATGATCTTCACCGCGTTCATGTCGGGCATCCCCGGCGACCTCCTCTCGGCCGCCCGGATCGACGGCGCCGGCACCTGGCGCACCTTCCGGTCGGTCGTCCTCCCGCTGAGCCGCAACGCGGTCGTCACCGTCTCGCTGTTCGGCTTCCTGTGGGCCTGGTCCGACTTCGTCTTCGCCAACACCTTGGACGGCGGCGGCAGTTGGAGGCCGATCACGCTCGGCATCTACAAGTACATCGGCAACAACAACCAGGAGTGGAACGCGATCATGGCCACCGCCGTCGTCGCGTCGGTCCCCGCGGCCGTCCTCCTGATCCTCGCCCAGCGCTATGTGGCCGCGGGCGTGACCGCGGGCGCGGTGAAGGACTGA
- a CDS encoding carbohydrate ABC transporter permease — protein sequence MAVNPRVRGGLSRSSPRPGGGAVPRKVRLSPGHRSRLTSLAFVTPLLVYLAGFYVYPLYRNLDLSLRDYTVRSFVAGDAPFSGWANFRTVLDDPTFGPAMRHTMVFTLVSLAFQYVIGLALAVFFNRHFRLSTVLRALFLIPWLLPLIVSASTWSWMFNSESGVVNYLLRLLGVDPVGWLTSPDWALTSVIVANIWIGIPFNLVILYSGLQNIPGELYEAAALDGAGAWQRFRRITFPLLRPVSAITLLLGLVYTLKVFDLIWIMTKGGPGDASATLATWSYQLGFGTLLPRFGPGAAVGNILILIALVFGLLYVRAQRRREA from the coding sequence ATGGCGGTGAATCCGCGAGTGCGTGGGGGCCTGTCGCGCAGTTCCCCGCGGCCCGGTGGAGGCGCTGTGCCGCGAAAAGTTCGTCTGTCCCCTGGGCATCGAAGCCGGCTGACCTCGCTTGCCTTCGTGACGCCCCTGCTCGTCTATCTCGCCGGCTTCTACGTCTATCCCCTCTACCGCAACCTCGACCTGAGCCTGCGCGACTACACCGTCCGCTCCTTCGTGGCGGGCGACGCGCCGTTCTCCGGCTGGGCCAACTTCCGTACCGTGCTGGACGATCCGACGTTCGGCCCGGCGATGCGGCACACCATGGTCTTCACCCTCGTGTCGCTCGCCTTCCAGTACGTCATCGGGCTCGCCCTCGCGGTCTTCTTCAACCGGCACTTCAGACTCTCGACCGTGCTGCGGGCGCTGTTCCTGATCCCCTGGCTGCTGCCGCTGATCGTGTCGGCGTCGACGTGGTCGTGGATGTTCAACAGCGAGTCGGGGGTGGTGAACTACCTCCTGCGTCTCCTCGGCGTCGACCCCGTCGGCTGGCTGACCTCGCCCGACTGGGCGCTGACCTCGGTGATCGTCGCCAACATCTGGATCGGCATCCCCTTCAACCTGGTCATCCTGTACAGCGGCCTGCAGAACATTCCCGGTGAGCTGTACGAGGCCGCGGCACTCGACGGGGCGGGCGCCTGGCAGCGGTTCCGCCGGATCACCTTCCCGCTGCTGCGCCCGGTGTCGGCGATCACCCTGCTGCTCGGGCTCGTCTACACACTCAAGGTGTTCGACCTGATCTGGATCATGACCAAGGGCGGTCCGGGCGACGCCTCCGCCACGCTGGCCACCTGGTCGTACCAGCTGGGCTTCGGCACGCTGCTGCCCAGGTTCGGCCCCGGAGCGGCCGTCGGCAACATCCTGATCCTCATCGCCCTGGTCTTCGGCCTGCTGTACGTCCGCGCCCAGAGGAGGCGGGAGGCGTGA